One stretch of Helicobacter jaachi DNA includes these proteins:
- a CDS encoding phospholipase D-like domain-containing protein: MRKKYAKLFRICLVLGIFHIFASLAYGESSKPAVLYMLPYEQTQALSALKEALQHAKSEIKISIYNFTHSDIAKVLRDSAARGVKISIIYDKESNEHNKKSTIGYLAKYNNISVCLLSGIRAKKGGYYGIMHQKMAIIDKQILILGSANWTKNAFENSFETLLVTYDSALIDKALQAYEKMANTCARF; this comes from the coding sequence ATGCGCAAAAAATATGCAAAATTATTTAGAATCTGCTTAGTTTTAGGGATATTTCATATATTTGCTAGCCTTGCCTATGGAGAAAGTAGCAAGCCTGCGGTTTTATATATGCTGCCATATGAGCAGACACAAGCCCTTAGCGCGCTTAAAGAGGCATTGCAACACGCAAAGAGTGAAATTAAAATTAGCATTTATAATTTCACGCATAGTGATATTGCAAAAGTGCTACGCGATAGTGCGGCAAGGGGCGTGAAAATTTCTATCATCTATGACAAAGAAAGCAATGAGCATAATAAAAAATCAACCATTGGCTATCTAGCAAAATATAATAACATCTCTGTATGCCTACTTAGCGGCATACGCGCGAAGAAAGGCGGTTACTATGGCATTATGCACCAAAAAATGGCAATTATTGATAAGCAAATCCTTATACTAGGCTCGGCAAATTGGACAAAAAATGCCTTTGAAAATAGCTTTGAAACATTGCTTGTAACTTATGATAGCGCGCTTATTGATAAAGCCTTGCAGGCTTATGAAAAAATGGCAAATACCTGCGCTAGGTTTTAG
- a CDS encoding metallophosphoesterase, producing MPWGKSFCSTKPTQCQLTSPARPQRRIKRISLCILLLCACLLTFSALYAPLTERYYIIESPKISAPVNIALLSDLHSGRFYQADILRILRDKKPDIIAMSGDMVDDEADIQGAIAFFKALNDGSLREIPKFYVSGNHEFWSEQIMDIKAMIRAQNVQVLESSMGFVALSLGDNTLLLGGVDDPYVMVYGLDSKPHKLRPKNISKSAFEEAFTKDWIMRSIADLGKPNGEYFSILLSHHPESIALFRALGVNLILSGHTHGGQVRIPFLLNGLYAPNQGLFPTYSGGIYGLDSINVRHTDSVNPTNAATKNSMKIIESSTESSAIFAQNKSSLYEQILLISRGLSLNVLLPRIFNPPEIVFVKLTPQSFPQ from the coding sequence TTGCCGTGGGGAAAATCTTTTTGCAGCACTAAACCTACCCAATGCCAACTCACTTCACCTGCGCGCCCACAAAGGCGCATAAAGCGCATAAGTTTATGTATCTTGCTTTTATGCGCGTGCCTGCTTACATTCAGCGCGCTCTATGCGCCACTTACGGAGCGATATTACATTATAGAATCTCCAAAGATTAGCGCGCCTGTTAATATCGCGCTTTTAAGTGATTTGCATTCGGGCAGATTCTATCAAGCGGATATTTTAAGGATTTTGAGGGACAAAAAGCCCGATATTATCGCTATGAGCGGCGATATGGTCGATGATGAGGCAGATATTCAAGGCGCTATAGCATTTTTTAAAGCACTCAATGATGGCAGCCTGCGCGAAATTCCAAAATTTTATGTAAGCGGCAATCACGAGTTTTGGAGCGAGCAGATTATGGATATTAAAGCCATGATACGCGCGCAAAATGTGCAAGTTTTAGAATCTAGCATGGGCTTTGTAGCGCTTAGCTTGGGGGATAATACGCTGCTACTTGGCGGCGTTGATGACCCTTATGTTATGGTGTATGGGCTAGATTCTAAGCCACATAAACTGCGCCCAAAAAATATCAGCAAAAGCGCGTTTGAGGAGGCATTCACCAAAGATTGGATAATGCGCTCTATTGCAGATTTAGGCAAGCCAAATGGTGAGTATTTTAGCATTCTGCTTTCGCACCACCCAGAATCTATAGCGCTTTTTAGGGCTTTGGGGGTTAATCTTATCTTAAGCGGGCATACGCACGGCGGGCAAGTGCGCATACCATTTTTACTTAATGGCTTATACGCGCCAAATCAAGGGCTATTCCCCACTTATAGCGGCGGCATATATGGGCTAGATTCTATAAATGTGCGGCATACAGATTCTGTAAATCCCACAAATGCCGCGACAAAAAATTCTATGAAAATTATAGAATCTAGCACAGAATCTAGCGCGATTTTTGCGCAAAACAAGTCATCTTTGTATGAGCAAATTTTGCTTATCTCGCGCGGGCTTAGCCTCAATGTGCTTTTGCCTCGTATTTTTAATCCCCCAGAAATAGTATTTGTAAAGCTCACTCCCCAATCATTCCCACAATAG
- the fliR gene encoding flagellar biosynthetic protein FliR produces the protein MEFVAYITQPNSVAVFLLLLARFGGVFAFFPFFDNQLISVNVRAAMVFFMSVAFFPLANYTLPDMSMVEFMIAGLFEIMLGFLASICLQIVFAMLSFGGEIISFTMGLTMASAYDPISGTQKPIIAQLIALLGLLVALSLDFHHTIFLIISHSIESTPLGSFVFEPKSTEYFIKAFGNIFAVGFSMAFPILAIILFSDVIFGMIMKTHPQFNLLAIGFPVKIAIAFVVLILTITTIIYTFKNQLREAFFAVGKIFLQH, from the coding sequence ATGGAGTTTGTAGCCTATATCACGCAGCCAAATAGTGTAGCGGTATTCTTATTACTTTTGGCGCGATTTGGCGGGGTGTTTGCATTTTTTCCTTTTTTTGATAATCAGCTCATTAGCGTGAATGTGCGCGCGGCAATGGTGTTTTTTATGAGTGTTGCATTCTTTCCGCTAGCAAACTACACTTTGCCCGATATGAGTATGGTAGAGTTTATGATTGCTGGGCTTTTTGAGATTATGCTAGGCTTTCTTGCCTCTATTTGCTTGCAAATTGTCTTTGCGATGCTTAGTTTTGGCGGCGAAATTATTAGCTTTACTATGGGGCTTACTATGGCAAGCGCATATGACCCCATAAGCGGCACGCAAAAGCCCATTATCGCGCAACTCATTGCACTTTTGGGTTTGCTTGTAGCGCTAAGCTTAGATTTTCATCATACGATTTTTCTCATAATCTCTCATAGTATAGAATCTACGCCGCTTGGGAGCTTTGTCTTTGAGCCTAAAAGCACGGAGTATTTTATTAAAGCCTTTGGGAATATCTTTGCTGTGGGCTTTTCTATGGCTTTTCCCATTTTAGCCATTATTCTATTTTCAGATGTCATTTTTGGTATGATTATGAAAACTCACCCGCAGTTCAATCTCCTAGCCATTGGCTTCCCTGTGAAAATCGCCATTGCTTTTGTGGTGCTTATTTTGACTATTACCACTATCATTTACACTTTCAAAAATCAGTTAAGGGAGGCGTTTTTTGCCGTGGGGAAAATCTTTTTGCAGCACTAA
- the xseB gene encoding exodeoxyribonuclease VII small subunit has translation MKKHTSADSINNPINASVAESHTIESSTESNAIDIGDFEILIDKAKATLSKLSAQEITLKESLALYEEGLANLKKAQDILEKAKLQYQEFKD, from the coding sequence ATGAAAAAGCATACTTCAGCAGATTCTATAAATAATCCCATAAATGCCTCTGTAGCAGAATCTCACACGATAGAATCTAGCACAGAATCTAACGCAATAGACATAGGCGATTTTGAAATCCTAATTGATAAAGCAAAGGCGACACTTAGCAAACTAAGCGCGCAAGAAATTACGCTAAAAGAATCGCTTGCATTATACGAAGAGGGCTTAGCCAATCTCAAAAAAGCACAAGATATTTTAGAAAAAGCCAAACTGCAATATCAAGAGTTTAAAGACTAG